The following proteins are encoded in a genomic region of Comamonas resistens:
- a CDS encoding Fur family transcriptional regulator — protein MSPSVKLHSHELTKHQSLVLNALAREENPASAYTLLDHLRAEGLRAPQQVYRALDKLIEYGLVHRVETLNSFVACAHPHDHRHGLVVFAICDQCGQVEEFSDQAIERRLKGWSKDHAFRMSKASVEMHGTCGRCDHPPAVESAPHGL, from the coding sequence ATGTCGCCCTCTGTCAAGCTGCACTCTCATGAGCTGACCAAGCACCAGTCACTCGTGCTCAACGCACTTGCGCGTGAGGAGAATCCTGCGAGCGCATACACGCTACTCGACCATCTGCGAGCGGAGGGATTACGCGCGCCGCAACAGGTGTACCGTGCGCTAGACAAGCTGATCGAGTACGGGCTCGTGCACCGCGTTGAAACGCTGAATTCTTTCGTCGCATGCGCTCACCCCCATGACCACCGGCATGGGCTGGTCGTCTTCGCCATTTGCGATCAGTGCGGGCAGGTGGAGGAGTTCTCAGACCAAGCCATCGAACGTCGTCTCAAAGGCTGGTCGAAAGACCACGCTTTTCGCATGAGCAAGGCCTCCGTCGAGATGCACGGTACCTGTGGCCGCTGCGACCATCCGCCCGCCGTGGAGTCGGCCCCGCACGGCCTATAG
- a CDS encoding Fur family transcriptional regulator gives MQLTTNQQRVLTTLRQASEPLSAYALLDRLREQGFSAPMQVYRALERLANDGLVHRLAILNAYVPCNHAVDCQHGFRAFAICDQCGHVDEFSERDLGRCINRWTKSKAFSLRSSTIELHGKCADCAGP, from the coding sequence GTGCAACTGACCACCAACCAGCAACGAGTCCTTACGACCCTTCGGCAAGCCAGCGAGCCGCTCAGCGCATATGCACTTCTTGATCGATTGCGCGAGCAGGGTTTTAGTGCGCCCATGCAGGTCTATCGGGCGCTGGAGCGCTTGGCCAACGATGGGTTGGTACACCGCCTTGCGATCTTGAATGCGTACGTGCCATGCAATCACGCGGTCGACTGTCAACACGGCTTCAGGGCCTTCGCCATCTGCGATCAGTGCGGCCATGTGGATGAATTTTCTGAGCGTGACTTGGGTCGTTGCATCAACCGTTGGACGAAGAGCAAAGCCTTCTCACTGCGTAGTTCGACCATCGAGCTGCATGGTAAATGCGCAGATTGCGCAGGGCCATAG